In Pseudomonas fluorescens, the following are encoded in one genomic region:
- a CDS encoding M20 aminoacylase family protein, which produces MNAGLVLPGIAAMQDEMIAIRHSIHAHPELGFEEFATSELVAACLTQWGFEVSTGVGKTGVVATLKNGEGRSIGLRADMDALPIQETSGLPYASRIDGVMHACGHDGHTAVLLAAGQYLARTRAFNGTVHLIFQPAEEGLGGARKMLEDGLLERFPCDAIFAMHNVPGYPVGHLGFYSGPFMASADTVNIKIIGNGGHGAVPHKAVDPVVVGASIVMALQSIVSRNVNPQEMAIITVGSLHAGSASNVIPSSADLSLSVRALTPEIRHLLEVRITELVKGQAESFGARVHIDYQHCHPVLINDPEQTAFAHEVARDWLGEEHLIDDLRPFTASEDFAFVLEKCPGSYLVIGNGEGEGGCLLHNPGYDFNDGCLPVGASYWVKLVERFLC; this is translated from the coding sequence ATGAATGCCGGCCTGGTCCTGCCTGGTATTGCCGCGATGCAAGATGAAATGATCGCGATACGTCACAGCATTCACGCGCACCCTGAACTGGGTTTTGAAGAATTCGCCACCAGTGAACTGGTTGCAGCGTGTTTGACTCAGTGGGGCTTTGAGGTCAGCACCGGGGTGGGCAAGACCGGGGTCGTTGCCACCCTGAAAAATGGCGAGGGTCGGTCCATTGGCTTGCGCGCGGACATGGATGCGTTGCCGATACAGGAAACCTCCGGTTTGCCTTATGCCAGCCGGATCGACGGTGTCATGCATGCCTGCGGTCACGACGGTCATACAGCAGTCCTGCTGGCAGCCGGTCAGTATCTGGCCCGGACACGGGCGTTCAATGGCACAGTGCACCTGATTTTCCAACCGGCGGAAGAAGGGCTGGGCGGTGCCAGGAAAATGCTCGAGGACGGGCTGCTCGAACGGTTTCCGTGCGACGCGATCTTCGCCATGCATAACGTGCCGGGTTATCCCGTCGGGCATTTGGGGTTTTACAGCGGACCGTTCATGGCGTCCGCCGACACGGTGAACATCAAAATCATCGGCAACGGTGGCCATGGCGCGGTGCCGCACAAAGCCGTCGACCCGGTGGTGGTCGGTGCCTCGATCGTGATGGCCCTGCAAAGCATCGTCTCGCGCAACGTCAACCCGCAGGAGATGGCGATTATCACGGTGGGCTCCCTGCATGCCGGGAGCGCCTCGAATGTCATCCCGTCCAGCGCCGACCTGAGCCTGAGCGTACGCGCCCTGACCCCCGAGATTCGCCACTTGCTGGAGGTCAGAATCACTGAATTGGTCAAGGGCCAGGCCGAGAGTTTTGGCGCCCGGGTCCACATCGATTACCAGCATTGCCATCCGGTGTTGATCAACGATCCCGAACAGACAGCATTTGCCCATGAAGTCGCCCGCGACTGGCTGGGAGAGGAACACTTGATCGATGACTTGCGACCGTTCACGGCCAGTGAGGACTTTGCGTTTGTCCTGGAAAAATGCCCCGGCAGCTATCTGGTGATCGGCAACGGTGAGGGAGAAGGCGGGTGCCTGCTGCACAACCCCGGCTACGACTTTAATGACGGCTGCCTGCCGGTGGGCGCGAGCTATTGGGTCAAGCTGGTCGAACGTTTTCTGTGTTGA
- a CDS encoding LysR substrate-binding domain-containing protein, with protein MKLHQLQALIASAETGSIRAAARSLEISQAAVTKALRELETSQQLPLFTRTASGLNFTEYGKVLLTHARLVIKQLEHAQTELDHMRGKAQGRLCVGITPWVALTFLPEVVLAFRERMPQIKLELFESLMAVAQPLLRDGSMDFAIGQLHPTQSAQEFACETLLDYQTSVLVREGHARQHARSIHELLEENWTLNYAPDGHDGLMQELFWKHGAQIDENRIVRAHSLAILQMMVERADMCTWGPSIVSTAPPFLGRVVSLGLTEQFEPRQLSIVTRRNGALSNSAVCFTECLLQVIRRHARSAKKEDRALFETLRLRL; from the coding sequence ATGAAACTGCATCAATTACAGGCGCTGATTGCCAGCGCCGAAACCGGCAGTATCCGCGCGGCCGCGCGTTCGCTGGAGATTTCCCAGGCCGCTGTGACCAAAGCGCTGCGCGAGTTGGAAACCAGCCAACAGCTACCGCTGTTTACCCGAACCGCCAGCGGTCTGAACTTCACCGAATACGGCAAAGTGCTACTGACTCACGCCCGGCTGGTGATCAAGCAACTGGAGCACGCACAGACCGAGCTTGATCACATGCGTGGCAAGGCTCAAGGCCGGCTCTGCGTCGGGATCACCCCATGGGTCGCCCTGACCTTCCTGCCCGAAGTCGTGCTGGCTTTTCGCGAACGTATGCCACAAATCAAGCTGGAACTGTTCGAAAGCCTGATGGCCGTTGCCCAACCGCTGCTGCGCGACGGCAGCATGGACTTCGCGATTGGCCAACTCCATCCCACACAATCGGCCCAGGAATTCGCCTGCGAAACCTTGCTCGATTACCAGACCTCGGTGCTGGTCCGCGAGGGTCACGCCCGACAGCATGCGCGATCGATCCACGAGTTACTGGAAGAAAACTGGACCCTGAACTACGCGCCGGACGGGCACGATGGGCTGATGCAGGAACTGTTCTGGAAACACGGCGCGCAGATTGATGAGAATCGAATCGTGCGTGCTCATTCGCTGGCCATTTTGCAGATGATGGTCGAGCGGGCCGACATGTGCACCTGGGGGCCGTCCATCGTGAGCACAGCTCCGCCATTTCTGGGGCGTGTGGTATCCCTGGGGCTGACCGAGCAGTTCGAGCCCCGACAGCTGAGCATCGTGACGCGCCGCAATGGCGCACTGAGCAATTCGGCGGTCTGCTTCACCGAATGCCTGTTGCAGGTCATTCGACGCCATGCGCGCTCGGCCAAAAAGGAAGACCGCGCGCTGTTTGAAACCTTACGGCTGCGGCTGTGA
- the puuE gene encoding allantoinase PuuE, which yields MSARDLVGYGGCPPHPRWPGEARVAVQFVLNIEEGAESCILNGDAQSEAWLHELPGRPPRVGEPDLSVEGMYEYGSRAGVWRILQLFSARGLPLTAFAVGRALELTPAIGHALCAAGHEIAGHGYRWLDYRDMPEDQERRHIRLTLDVIEQICGKRPTGWYTGRVSQNTRRLLREEGGFLYSSDAYNDDLPYWLPGSPAHLVIPYTLVNNDARYLLPNGFACGEDFFRLLKDAFDLLWQEGAQHPKMMSVGLHGRISGHPGRAMALARFLDYVQGHDAVWICRREEIARHWIAQFPA from the coding sequence ATGTCCGCTCGCGACCTCGTCGGTTATGGCGGCTGCCCACCCCACCCGCGATGGCCCGGTGAAGCGCGCGTCGCGGTCCAGTTCGTACTCAACATCGAAGAAGGCGCGGAGTCATGCATCCTCAATGGCGATGCACAGTCGGAGGCCTGGCTTCACGAGCTACCGGGCCGCCCGCCGCGCGTGGGGGAACCGGACTTGAGCGTCGAGGGCATGTACGAATACGGATCGCGCGCAGGTGTGTGGCGCATTCTGCAGCTGTTCAGCGCCCGAGGCCTGCCGCTGACCGCCTTCGCCGTCGGCCGGGCACTGGAACTCACCCCGGCGATTGGCCATGCGCTCTGCGCTGCCGGGCATGAGATTGCCGGGCATGGCTACCGTTGGCTGGACTATCGCGACATGCCTGAAGACCAGGAACGGCGCCATATCCGCCTCACCCTCGACGTGATCGAGCAGATCTGCGGTAAACGCCCCACAGGTTGGTACACAGGAAGGGTCAGCCAGAACACCCGTCGCCTGTTGCGTGAGGAAGGTGGGTTTCTCTATAGCTCAGACGCCTACAACGATGATCTGCCCTATTGGCTCCCAGGCTCGCCCGCCCACCTGGTGATCCCTTACACACTGGTCAACAACGACGCACGCTACCTGCTGCCCAATGGTTTCGCCTGCGGTGAAGACTTCTTCCGGCTACTCAAGGATGCTTTCGACCTGCTGTGGCAGGAGGGCGCGCAACACCCGAAGATGATGAGCGTCGGCCTGCATGGGCGGATCAGTGGCCATCCTGGTCGTGCGATGGCACTGGCGCGCTTTCTCGATTACGTGCAAGGCCACGACGCGGTGTGGATCTGCCGGCGCGAAGAGATTGCCAGGCACTGGATAGCCCAATTCCCCGCCTGA
- a CDS encoding tyrosine-type recombinase/integrase — MNTIARYSHQPWNKGKLVGQKAPLRVRDIWAIRVRLQLAEKTRDLALFNLAIDSKLRACDLTKLRVRDIAHGEHASSRAIVMQQKTQHPVQFEITEQTRTVLEAWMHRARLRSEDFLFTSRLHASDHLSTRQYARIVKAWVTAIGLDPTMYGTHTLRRTKASLIYRRTKNLRAVQLLLGHTKLESTVRYLGIEVDDALEMAEQTEV, encoded by the coding sequence ATGAACACTATTGCTAGATACAGCCATCAGCCTTGGAACAAGGGAAAGCTTGTCGGGCAGAAAGCTCCGCTTCGAGTCAGAGATATCTGGGCCATTCGAGTAAGACTTCAGCTTGCTGAGAAGACGCGTGATTTGGCGCTCTTCAACTTGGCCATCGATAGCAAGCTGCGTGCCTGTGACTTAACCAAGTTGCGAGTCCGAGACATCGCCCATGGGGAGCATGCGTCGTCACGGGCCATCGTGATGCAGCAGAAAACTCAGCACCCAGTGCAATTTGAAATCACTGAACAAACCCGAACGGTTCTGGAGGCTTGGATGCATCGGGCGCGTCTCCGCAGCGAGGACTTCTTGTTCACGAGCCGGTTGCACGCCTCAGACCATCTTTCCACCAGGCAATACGCTCGAATAGTCAAAGCGTGGGTGACAGCCATTGGCCTTGATCCAACCATGTACGGTACCCACACGCTACGGAGAACCAAGGCATCGTTGATCTATCGCAGGACGAAGAACCTGAGAGCTGTCCAACTCCTGCTTGGTCATACGAAGCTTGAAAGCACTGTCAGATACCTGGGAATCGAGGTCGATGATGCCCTGGAAATGGCAGAACAAACGGAGGTCTGA
- a CDS encoding ABC transporter substrate-binding protein, with protein sequence MNKMIAAVSLVLLTASSLAGAADWSGKVLKLGVDPTYPPLEYKNQDGTLTGFGVDIAEALCAELKARCVWVESSWDGMIPALLARKFDAVASSMTVTPKRLEQIAFTDKVSNAPTRLVAKRGSGLQPTLELLKGKRIGVVQGSTQESYAKAVWGSKGVDVLSYQNQDQVYADLVVGRLDASLQGSIQASYGFLKTAAGKDYEFAGATLDAPGFFGVGDGLGLRKEDVALREDLNKALATILANGTYARINNKYFDFDVYGAR encoded by the coding sequence ATGAACAAGATGATTGCTGCCGTTTCCCTGGTGCTCCTGACGGCCTCGAGCCTGGCGGGGGCGGCCGACTGGTCTGGCAAAGTGTTGAAGTTGGGGGTGGACCCGACGTATCCACCGCTGGAATACAAGAACCAGGATGGCACGCTGACCGGCTTCGGGGTCGACATCGCCGAGGCGTTGTGCGCCGAACTGAAAGCCCGATGCGTCTGGGTGGAAAGCAGTTGGGACGGGATGATCCCGGCACTGCTGGCGCGCAAGTTCGATGCGGTGGCGTCGTCGATGACCGTCACACCCAAACGCCTGGAGCAGATTGCGTTTACCGACAAGGTGTCCAATGCACCGACACGGTTAGTGGCCAAGCGTGGATCGGGATTACAGCCGACCCTCGAATTGCTCAAGGGCAAGCGCATTGGTGTAGTGCAGGGTTCGACCCAGGAGTCCTACGCCAAAGCGGTTTGGGGTTCCAAAGGCGTGGACGTTCTTTCCTATCAAAATCAGGACCAGGTGTACGCCGACCTGGTCGTGGGGCGACTTGATGCCTCGTTGCAGGGTTCCATTCAAGCCAGTTACGGCTTCTTGAAGACAGCGGCGGGTAAGGACTATGAATTTGCCGGTGCCACTCTGGATGCCCCGGGCTTCTTCGGCGTCGGTGATGGCCTTGGTCTGCGCAAGGAGGATGTCGCGTTGCGCGAAGACTTGAACAAAGCCCTGGCCACCATTCTCGCCAACGGTACTTACGCGCGGATCAACAACAAGTACTTCGATTTTGACGTCTACGGTGCCCGGTAA
- the rsxC gene encoding electron transport complex subunit RsxC: MSSHSLQSVERMQSRVRAQRQPQQKPFWRSLLAIASPSQRSWHGGVELRGYKELSNATPVAPVAVENIQLAIPLERGRRSVQPCVQPGQHVRKGEVIGIGDDNTPWVHASTSGIVERIDLAFAADSAEPVMAVILNADGLDEWIERPVLGLPQTSEALVERALQMGIVGLGGAGFPTALKLAGAQQPDLLLINGAECEPFLTCDDRLMRERAEALIEAADYVAALMGITLTRFGIETNKPEAMAALRAATRRARTRVEICPLPARYPAGGQPLMIKSLSGRNLAPGTLPADIGVLALNVATLYALGRAIFHGEPLVRRVLTLTGNCERPGNVLVPVGYPVSALRAVAGAAPEGQLTQVGGPMMGQPLPDPTAVISKTSSCLIFGAERYLPAPQPAGSCIRCTRCVDVCPMLLRPLDLYAAAERLDKASLQDLRLDACIECGSCSSTCPSNLPLRERFRQSKTELRA; encoded by the coding sequence ATGTCTAGCCATTCGTTGCAAAGCGTCGAACGCATGCAGAGCCGCGTCCGCGCCCAGCGTCAGCCGCAACAGAAACCCTTCTGGCGCAGCCTGCTGGCCATCGCCTCACCCTCACAGCGGAGTTGGCACGGAGGGGTCGAGCTCAGGGGCTACAAAGAATTATCCAACGCCACGCCGGTTGCCCCGGTCGCGGTCGAAAACATACAGCTGGCGATTCCGCTCGAGCGGGGTCGCCGGTCTGTCCAGCCTTGCGTGCAGCCGGGACAGCATGTGCGCAAGGGCGAGGTGATCGGTATTGGCGATGACAACACCCCTTGGGTGCATGCCAGCACCTCCGGCATCGTGGAACGGATTGATCTCGCCTTCGCGGCCGACTCGGCCGAGCCGGTCATGGCCGTCATTCTGAACGCAGATGGTCTGGATGAGTGGATCGAACGCCCAGTGCTGGGGCTACCGCAAACGTCCGAGGCGCTGGTCGAACGAGCATTGCAGATGGGCATAGTCGGCCTTGGTGGGGCGGGTTTCCCGACGGCCCTCAAGCTGGCCGGCGCCCAGCAGCCGGATCTTCTGCTGATCAACGGTGCCGAATGCGAGCCCTTCCTTACCTGCGATGACCGTCTCATGCGCGAACGTGCCGAGGCGCTGATCGAGGCCGCCGACTATGTCGCCGCGCTGATGGGAATAACGCTGACCCGATTTGGTATCGAAACCAACAAACCTGAGGCGATGGCCGCGTTACGCGCCGCCACTCGCCGGGCGCGCACCCGGGTCGAAATATGTCCGCTACCGGCGCGTTACCCGGCAGGGGGGCAGCCGTTGATGATCAAGAGCCTTAGTGGCCGCAACCTGGCGCCAGGGACCCTGCCCGCCGATATCGGCGTACTGGCGCTGAATGTCGCGACGCTCTACGCACTGGGCCGGGCCATCTTCCACGGCGAACCACTGGTAAGACGCGTGCTGACGCTGACCGGGAACTGCGAGCGCCCCGGGAATGTCCTGGTGCCAGTGGGTTACCCGGTCAGCGCACTGCGCGCAGTTGCTGGCGCGGCCCCCGAAGGCCAGTTGACCCAGGTCGGCGGGCCGATGATGGGACAGCCGTTACCGGACCCCACTGCCGTCATCAGCAAGACCAGTAGTTGCCTGATATTCGGCGCCGAGCGCTACTTGCCGGCACCTCAGCCCGCAGGCAGTTGCATTCGCTGTACGCGCTGTGTGGATGTCTGCCCGATGTTGCTCAGACCGCTGGATCTCTACGCTGCTGCCGAACGTCTTGACAAGGCCAGCCTGCAGGACCTGCGATTGGATGCCTGTATCGAATGCGGCAGCTGCAGCAGCACCTGCCCAAGCAATCTGCCGCTGCGCGAACGTTTCCGCCAGAGCAAGACGGAGCTACGTGCATGA
- a CDS encoding FAD:protein FMN transferase, protein MRVSLLVMLLTLLYGCGERIERVSGPTMGSTFSIQYVPAAQTPDSQRVKAEVETILGALDQQFSNWRGDSVVSRFNDLPAGACQALPEDMHRLLAYGEFLFRESGGAFDLTVQPLMNLWGFGPQSRGEHLPDAGALARERARVGHQHLRLDGEKLCKDVAAQLDFDSMVAGYAVDRVGDRLSALGIQAYLVEITGELKAVGRKPDGSPWRIALEVPSGASEQQVERAIALDGYSVSTSGDYRNYFEEGGQRYSHTFDPRVGRPVKHALAAVTVVDPSGLHADGLSTLLMVLGPEEGYAFAERHDLAAYFIMRQGQGFVARATPRFESLFPGQGKTKQ, encoded by the coding sequence ATGCGCGTAAGCCTGCTGGTGATGCTGTTGACGTTGCTGTATGGCTGTGGCGAACGGATCGAGCGCGTTTCCGGACCGACCATGGGGAGCACTTTTTCGATCCAGTACGTACCCGCCGCGCAGACGCCCGACTCGCAGCGAGTAAAGGCCGAAGTCGAGACGATACTCGGGGCGCTCGACCAGCAGTTTTCCAACTGGCGCGGCGACTCCGTGGTTTCCCGCTTCAACGATCTGCCGGCCGGCGCCTGTCAGGCGTTGCCGGAAGATATGCATCGCTTGCTGGCGTACGGTGAGTTTCTGTTCCGCGAGAGTGGCGGGGCTTTCGACCTGACGGTGCAGCCATTGATGAACCTCTGGGGCTTCGGTCCGCAGTCACGGGGGGAGCACTTGCCGGATGCTGGCGCGCTGGCACGGGAGCGGGCACGGGTAGGGCATCAGCACTTGCGCCTGGATGGCGAAAAGCTGTGCAAGGATGTGGCGGCGCAACTGGATTTCGACAGCATGGTCGCCGGCTATGCGGTGGATCGGGTCGGCGATAGGCTTTCGGCCCTGGGTATCCAGGCCTATCTGGTCGAGATCACCGGCGAACTCAAGGCGGTCGGTCGCAAGCCGGATGGCTCGCCCTGGCGCATCGCCCTGGAGGTGCCGAGCGGCGCAAGCGAGCAGCAAGTGGAGCGCGCCATTGCACTGGATGGCTACAGCGTTTCCACCTCCGGCGATTATCGCAACTATTTCGAGGAAGGTGGTCAACGCTATTCGCACACCTTCGATCCACGTGTCGGCAGACCGGTGAAGCACGCGCTGGCGGCAGTGACGGTGGTCGACCCTTCGGGGCTGCATGCCGATGGCTTGTCTACGCTGTTGATGGTGCTCGGCCCGGAGGAAGGCTATGCCTTCGCCGAGCGGCATGACCTCGCAGCCTATTTCATCATGCGCCAGGGGCAGGGTTTCGTTGCCCGGGCGACGCCGCGATTCGAGTCGTTGTTTCCAGGGCAGGGCAAGACGAAGCAGTAG
- a CDS encoding RnfABCDGE type electron transport complex subunit D — translation MSLILRPTAHRQLRTMMLLVSLCLLPGTALYAWQFGIVVWLQTFWCVLLALGFEAGLLRLRGRNVREGLSDLSWLVLGLILARALPLLVPLWMIALASFAALALCKHGSGGLGRNRLNPAMVGLGIIAICFYQQLYPAPSNYAPWTLTLDAKAVLLQQLQLAPRLNLDAFAGATQLAKNQFTLITPNLSGYGYIAGGLLLAVLRVIRIEIPLAMLASTVLLCMAAGHSLQESLYSLSLGGYLFTAFFIATDPVTSPDTRAGRILFGAAIGALTELIREFGLYADGLCFAVLAANLLVPQIDRLVLRIQRPVHTNT, via the coding sequence ATGAGCCTGATACTCCGTCCTACCGCGCACCGACAACTGCGCACAATGATGCTGCTGGTCAGCCTGTGTCTCCTGCCGGGTACCGCCCTGTACGCCTGGCAATTTGGCATAGTGGTCTGGTTGCAGACCTTCTGGTGCGTGCTGCTCGCCCTGGGCTTCGAAGCCGGCCTGCTGCGCCTGCGCGGACGTAATGTCCGCGAGGGCTTGAGCGACCTGAGCTGGCTGGTGCTAGGCCTGATACTGGCTCGGGCATTGCCGCTGCTGGTGCCGCTGTGGATGATCGCCCTGGCCAGTTTTGCCGCGCTCGCACTGTGTAAACACGGCAGTGGAGGCCTGGGTCGCAACCGCCTCAACCCCGCCATGGTTGGCTTGGGGATCATCGCTATCTGCTTCTACCAGCAACTGTACCCTGCGCCTTCGAACTATGCCCCCTGGACTCTCACCCTGGACGCCAAGGCGGTTCTTCTACAACAGTTGCAGCTGGCGCCACGCCTTAACCTCGATGCGTTCGCCGGCGCCACTCAGTTGGCCAAGAACCAGTTCACACTGATCACCCCCAATCTGTCGGGGTACGGCTACATTGCCGGCGGTTTGCTACTGGCAGTCCTGCGGGTGATCCGAATCGAGATTCCGCTGGCGATGCTCGCGAGCACAGTATTGCTGTGTATGGCAGCCGGCCATAGCCTACAGGAAAGCCTGTACAGCCTCAGTCTCGGTGGCTATCTCTTCACCGCCTTCTTCATCGCCACCGATCCGGTCACCAGTCCCGATACACGCGCCGGTCGCATCCTGTTCGGCGCGGCCATTGGCGCGCTGACTGAATTGATTCGCGAATTCGGGCTTTATGCCGATGGTCTCTGCTTCGCCGTGCTAGCCGCCAATCTGCTGGTGCCGCAGATCGACCGGTTGGTGCTGCGCATACAGCGCCCCGTACATACGAACACCTGA
- a CDS encoding GNAT family N-acetyltransferase — protein sequence MSNQLVIRNMTRPELDELVDWAAREGWNPGLHDAELFWATDPAAFIAAYQGGELIGGGAITSYNGEFGFMGFFIVRPEYRGQGLGNTLWHARRERLLARLRPGASIGMDGVFAMQDYYAKGGFVFSHRNMRFRADLTARPTNSQVDDQDIVPLATFPFDQVVDYDRTCFPAARATFLSGWIAQADALAVGCQREGRLSGYGVARRCREGYKIGPLFADDALAANALYARLAEFAEGGPLFLDAPENNPAAMALVHQQGMIEVFGCARMYLGPPPAIAHERVFGVTTFELG from the coding sequence GTGTCGAATCAGCTGGTCATACGCAACATGACCCGTCCCGAGCTGGACGAGCTCGTCGATTGGGCTGCCCGTGAGGGTTGGAATCCCGGCCTTCACGATGCCGAGCTGTTCTGGGCTACGGACCCTGCCGCCTTCATCGCGGCGTACCAGGGCGGCGAATTGATCGGCGGCGGTGCCATCACCTCCTACAACGGCGAATTCGGTTTCATGGGTTTTTTCATCGTCCGGCCTGAATATCGCGGTCAAGGTCTGGGCAATACCCTCTGGCACGCACGCCGTGAGCGACTCCTCGCCCGCCTGCGCCCAGGCGCGAGCATCGGCATGGACGGCGTCTTCGCGATGCAGGACTACTACGCCAAGGGTGGTTTCGTCTTCTCCCATCGCAACATGCGTTTTCGTGCCGATCTCACCGCCCGCCCGACGAACTCGCAGGTAGACGACCAGGACATCGTTCCGTTGGCCACCTTCCCGTTCGATCAAGTTGTCGATTACGACCGCACCTGCTTCCCCGCCGCGCGCGCAACCTTCCTGAGCGGGTGGATAGCCCAGGCCGATGCACTCGCCGTGGGCTGCCAGCGCGAGGGCAGGCTAAGCGGCTATGGCGTAGCAAGGCGCTGCCGGGAAGGCTACAAGATCGGCCCCTTGTTCGCCGATGACGCACTGGCAGCCAATGCCCTCTACGCGCGCCTGGCGGAATTTGCCGAGGGTGGCCCGCTGTTTCTCGATGCGCCGGAGAATAACCCCGCCGCGATGGCGCTCGTGCACCAACAGGGCATGATCGAGGTTTTCGGCTGCGCACGCATGTACCTCGGCCCTCCTCCGGCGATCGCGCACGAACGTGTGTTCGGCGTCACGACCTTCGAGCTGGGCTGA
- the msrA gene encoding peptide-methionine (S)-S-oxide reductase MsrA: protein MTRQTETAILAGGCFWGMQDLLRRYPGVLRTRVGYTGGDVPNATYRNHGNHAEAIEIVFDPAVIGYRQILEFFFQIHDPSTPNRQGNDLGPSYRSAIYYLSEQQRDIAEDTAADVDASHLWPGRVVTEIEPAGPFWEAEPEHQDYLERIPNGYTCHFIRPNWKLPKRA from the coding sequence ATGACCAGACAAACCGAAACTGCCATTCTCGCCGGCGGCTGCTTCTGGGGCATGCAGGATCTGCTGCGGCGCTATCCCGGTGTGCTGCGCACTCGGGTCGGGTACACCGGCGGCGATGTGCCGAATGCCACCTACCGCAACCATGGCAACCACGCCGAAGCCATCGAGATCGTCTTCGACCCTGCCGTGATCGGCTACCGGCAGATCCTTGAGTTCTTCTTCCAGATACACGACCCCAGCACGCCAAACCGTCAGGGTAATGACCTGGGCCCCAGCTATCGTTCGGCGATCTACTACCTCAGCGAACAGCAACGCGACATCGCCGAGGACACCGCTGCCGATGTCGATGCTTCACACCTGTGGCCAGGCCGAGTAGTCACCGAAATCGAACCGGCAGGGCCCTTTTGGGAAGCGGAACCGGAGCACCAGGATTACCTCGAACGTATACCGAATGGCTACACATGCCACTTCATCCGCCCGAACTGGAAGCTCCCCAAGCGCGCCTGA
- the gfa gene encoding S-(hydroxymethyl)glutathione synthase, protein MSTLQLHPALDNGIQPAAANFTGGTLQCLCATDKVEVKIDAQTLYNHACGCSKCWKPQNATFAVIAVVPRDKVSVIAHGEKLAIVDESATIQRHACKQCHAHLFGRIENKNHAFYGLDFVHTELSPQRGWAAPGFAAFVSSIIETGTPPAQMKAIRERLRSIGLEPYDCLSPDLMDALATHVAKQKGLLPAA, encoded by the coding sequence ATGAGCACCTTGCAACTTCACCCAGCACTGGACAATGGTATCCAACCCGCCGCCGCGAATTTCACAGGTGGCACCCTGCAATGCCTGTGTGCGACCGACAAGGTCGAGGTCAAGATCGACGCACAAACGCTGTATAACCACGCGTGCGGCTGCAGCAAATGCTGGAAACCACAAAACGCGACATTCGCCGTCATCGCCGTGGTGCCTCGAGATAAGGTCAGCGTTATTGCCCACGGCGAAAAACTGGCGATTGTCGACGAATCCGCCACCATCCAGCGCCACGCCTGCAAGCAGTGTCACGCTCATCTCTTTGGGCGCATCGAGAACAAGAACCATGCGTTTTATGGCCTGGACTTCGTCCACACCGAGCTTTCGCCACAGCGCGGATGGGCTGCGCCGGGATTCGCGGCGTTCGTCTCCTCCATCATCGAAACCGGCACACCGCCAGCGCAAATGAAGGCTATCCGCGAGCGCTTGCGCTCGATCGGCCTGGAACCCTACGACTGCCTGTCCCCGGATTTGATGGACGCACTGGCGACTCATGTCGCCAAACAGAAAGGCCTGCTCCCCGCCGCCTGA